In Xiphophorus couchianus chromosome 8, X_couchianus-1.0, whole genome shotgun sequence, the following proteins share a genomic window:
- the fech gene encoding ferrochelatase, mitochondrial: protein MAALGSVGRLFHFARSNVGLTLRRRSTAAALAQNAAPETQESRKPKTGILMLNMGGPEKLEDVHDFLLRLFMDTDLMKLPVQNKLGPFIAKRRTAKIQEQYSKIGGGSPIKHWTSMQGEGMVKLLDDMSPDTAPHKFYIGFRYVNPLTEDAIEEMERDGVERAVAFTQYPQYSCSTTGSSLNAIYRYYSNRGDRPKMRWSVIDRWPTHPLLVECFAEHIRNELLKFPDHKREDVVILFSAHSLPMAVVNRGDPYPQEVGATVQRVMERLGHCNPYRLVWQSRVGPMAWLGPQTDEVIKGLSERGKKNILLVPIAFTSDHIETLHELDIEYAQVLAEECGVENIRRAESLNGNPLFMKALADLVQSHLKSNEPCSRQLTLRCPLCTNPTCGETKAFFASQKL from the exons tTGCCAGGAGCAACGTTGGGTTGACGTTAAGGAGACGATCCACGGCTGCAGCTTTAGCTCAGAATGCAGCTCCAGAAACACAGGAGAGCAG GAAGCCTAAAACAGGAATCCTGATGCTGAACATGGGCGGTCCGGAGAAACTGGAAGACGTCCACGACTTCCTGCTGCGGCTCTTTATGGACACCGACCTGATGAAGCTTCCTGTTCAGAA CAAGCTCGGCCCTTTCATCGCCAAGCGGCGCACGGCGAAGATCCAGGAGCAGTACAGCAAGATCGGCGGAGGATCGCCCATCAAACACTGGACGTCCATGCAGGGCGAGGGCATGGTGAAGCTGCTGGACGACATGAGCCCCGACACAG CTCCTCACAAGTTCTACATCGGCTTCCGGTACGTGAACCCGCTGACGGAGGACGCCATCGAGGAGATGGAGCGGGACGGCGTGGAGCGAGCTGTGGCCTTCACCCAGTATCCCCAGTACAGCTGCTCCACCACAG GCAGCAGTCTGAACGCCATCTACCGTTACTATAGCAACAGAGGAGACAGGCCAAAGATGCGCTGGAGCGTCATCGACCGCTGGCCCACACACCCCCTGCTGGTGGAG tgctTTGCTGAACACATCAGAAATGAGCTGCTGAAGTTTCCAGACCATAAGAGGGAAGATGTCGTCATTTTGTTCTCAGCTCATTCGCTTCCAATGGCA GTGGTAAACCGAGGCGATCCGTATCCGCAGGAAGTGGGCGCCACGGTGCAGAGGGTGATGGAGCGACTGGGACACTGCAACCCCTACAGACTGGTGTGGCAGTCCAGG GTGGGCCCCATGGCGTGGCTCGGCCCCCAAACCGACGAGGTGATCAAAGGCCTGAGCGAGAGAGGGAAGAAGAACATCCTGCTGGTTCCCATCGCCTTCACATCGGACCACATAGAGACGCTGCATGAGCTGGACATCGAGTACGCTCAGGTGTTGGCCGAAGAG tgtgGAGTGGAGAACATCAGGAGAGCAGAGTCGCTGAACGGAAACCCTCTCTTCATGAAG GCCCTGGCTGACCTGGTCCAGTCCCACCTGAAGTCCAACGAGCCGTGTTCCCGCCAGCTGACGCTGCGCTGCCCGCTGTGCACCAACCCAACCTGCGGCGAGACCAAGGCCTTCTTCGCCAGCCAGAAACTCTAA